In the genome of Neofelis nebulosa isolate mNeoNeb1 chromosome 8, mNeoNeb1.pri, whole genome shotgun sequence, one region contains:
- the LOC131519559 gene encoding keratin, type II microfibrillar, component 7C, which produces MTCGFSSVGCGFGPRNFSCMSACGPRPGRCCITAAPYRGVSCYRGLTGGFGSHSVCGGFRAGSCGRSFGYRSGGVCGPSPPCITTVSVNESLLTPLNLEIDPNAQCVKHEEKEQIKCLNSRFAAFIDKVRFLEQQNKLLETKWQFYQNRKCCESNLEPLFEGYIETLRREAECVEADSGRLASELNHVREVLEGYKKKYEEEVALRATAENEFVALKKEVDCAYLRKSDLEANSEALIQEIDFLRRLYEEEIRVLHAHISDTSVIVKMDNSRDLNMDCIVAEIKAQYDDIASRSRAEAESWYRSKCEEMKATVIRHGETLRRTKEEINELNRMIQRLTAEVENAKCQNTKLETAVTQAEQQGEAALSDARCKLAELEAALQKAKQDMACLVKEYQEVMNSKLGLDIEIATYRRLLEGEEQRLCEGVGAVNVCVSSSRGGVVCGDLCVSGSRPVTGSACSAPCSGNLAVSTGMCAPCGQLNTTCGGGSCGLGRC; this is translated from the exons ATGACCTGTGGCTTCAGCTCCGTGGGCTGCGGATTCGGTCCCAGGAACTTCAGCTGCATGTCGGCCTGCGGGCCCCGGCCCGGCCGCTGCTGCATCACCGCCGCCCCCTACCGCGGCGTCTCCTGCTACCGCGGCCTCACCGGCGGCTTCGGAAGCCACAGCGTCTGCGGCGGCTTCCGCGCCGGCTCCTGCGGCCGCAGCTTCGGCTACCGCTCCGGTGGCGTGTGCGGGCCCAGCCCGCCCTGCATCACCACCGTGTCAGTCAACGAGAGCCTCCTCACGCCCCTCAACCTGGAGATCGACCCCAATGCGCAGTGCGTGAAGCATGAGGAGAAGGAGCAGATCAAGTGTCTCAACAGCAGGTTCGCAGCCTTCATCGACAAG GTGCGCTTCCTGGAGCAGCAGAACAAGCTTCTGGAGACCAAGTGGCAGTTCTACCAGAACCGCAAGTGCTGCGAGAGCAACCTGGAGCCCCTGTTCGAGGGCTACATCGAGACGCTGAGGCGGGAGGCCGAGTGCGTGGAGGCCGACAGCGGGAGGCTGGCCTCGGAGCTCAACCACGTGCGGGAGGTGCTGGAGGGCTACAAGAAGAA gTATGAAGAAGAGGTAGCACTTCGGGCCACAGCGGAGAACGAGTTTGTGGCTCTAAAGAAG GAGGTGGACTGCGCTTACCTCCGCAAGTCAGACCTGGAGGCCAACTCGGAGGCCCTGATCCAGGAGATCGACTTCCTGAGACGCCTGTACGAGGAG GAGATCCGTGTTCTCCACGCCCACATCTCAGACACCTCGGTCATCGTCAAGATGGACAACAGCCGGGACCTGAACATGGACTGCATTGTGGCCGAGATCAAGGCTCAGTACGACGACATCGCCAGCCGCAGCCGGGCTGAGGCCGAGTCCTGGTACCGCAGCAAG tgcgaGGAGATGAAGGCCACGGTGATCCGGCACGGGGAGACCCTGCGCCGCACCAAGGAGGAGATCAACGAGCTGAACCGCATGATCCAGAGGCTGACCGCCGAGGTCGAGAATGCCAAGTGTCAG AACACCAAGCTGGAGACCGCGGTGACCCAGGCTGAGCAGCAGGGCGAGGCGGCCCTGAGCGACGCCCGCTGCAAGCTGGCCGAGCTGGAGGCCGCCCTGCAGAAGGCCAAGCAGGACATGGCCTGCCTGGTCAAGGAGTACCAGGAGGTGATGAACTCCAAGCTGGGCCTGGACATCGAGATCGCCACCTACAGGCGGCTGCTGGAGGGCGAGGAGCAGAG GCTGTGTGAAGGTGTTGGAGCTGTGAATGTCT GCGTCAGCAGCTCCCGGGGCGGGGTCGTCTGCGGGGACCTCTGCGTGTCCGGCTCCCGGCCTGTGACCGGCAGCGCGTGCAGCGCCCCCTGCAGCGGGAACCTGGCGGTGAGCACCGGAATGTGTGCGCCCTGCGGCCAGCTCAACACCACCTGTGGAGGGGGTTCCTGCGGGCTGGGGAGGTGTTAG